Proteins from one Streptosporangium becharense genomic window:
- a CDS encoding Na+/H+ antiporter, producing MDQSTVLQMLLVPVMAIAVAAVARQRGWPVPLLLVLAGLVLSPVVPDYQLDAELVLLVFLPPLLYAAAIESSYLRLKDVSRPVALLSVGLVLFTTLVIGGVAHLLMPDLPLAAAFALGAIVAPPDAVAAVAVARRLGLPRKVVAILVGESLFNDATALTVYRVAVAAALGEGVSWSAAGVEFLRSAAGGVVVGVALTWILTRVLRMLRDALVENTVMLLIPFAVYLAAESVHVSGVVAVVIVGLSIGHLMPRAAFGTRLLSDAVWRVFGFFLESIVFVLIGLQMWPIMRNLGGADPWRLGGMALAVFAAAVASRIVWVVPSIYLPRILSGRVRRREPHPPSWQNVAIVSWAGMRGVVSLAAAFAIPEGFPGRDTLLFLTFAVVIGTLLVQGLTFPALIRRLRVSNEQEIYGDNLAEAAAQQAAASAALARLEELVAAGVGETHQEVVDQLRAKSERRTLGAWERLGGGTGQEGEETPSTVYRRLRREMLAAEREVFVRLRDERRIDDEVLRRVVQDLDFEEAILERD from the coding sequence ATGGACCAGTCGACGGTGCTGCAAATGCTCCTCGTGCCGGTCATGGCGATCGCGGTGGCGGCGGTCGCCCGGCAGCGGGGATGGCCGGTCCCGCTGCTGCTGGTGCTCGCCGGCCTGGTGCTGTCGCCCGTGGTCCCCGACTACCAGCTCGACGCCGAGCTGGTCCTGCTCGTCTTCCTGCCCCCGCTGCTCTACGCGGCCGCGATCGAAAGCTCCTACCTGCGGCTGAAGGACGTCAGCAGGCCGGTCGCGCTGCTCTCGGTCGGCCTGGTGCTGTTCACCACGCTGGTCATCGGCGGGGTCGCCCACCTGCTCATGCCCGACCTGCCGCTGGCCGCCGCGTTCGCCCTGGGGGCGATCGTGGCGCCGCCCGACGCGGTCGCCGCCGTCGCGGTGGCCCGCAGGCTCGGCCTGCCCCGCAAGGTGGTCGCGATCCTGGTGGGGGAGAGCCTGTTCAACGACGCGACCGCGCTCACCGTCTACCGGGTGGCCGTCGCCGCCGCACTGGGCGAGGGGGTGAGCTGGTCCGCGGCGGGCGTCGAGTTCCTCCGGTCGGCGGCCGGCGGCGTGGTGGTGGGCGTCGCGCTCACCTGGATCCTCACCCGGGTGCTGCGGATGCTGCGCGACGCGCTCGTCGAGAACACCGTCATGCTGCTCATCCCGTTCGCGGTCTACCTCGCGGCGGAGAGCGTGCACGTCTCCGGCGTGGTGGCCGTCGTGATCGTCGGCCTGTCCATCGGTCATCTCATGCCCAGGGCGGCCTTCGGCACCCGGTTGCTGTCCGACGCGGTCTGGCGGGTCTTCGGCTTCTTCCTGGAGTCGATCGTCTTCGTGCTGATCGGCCTGCAGATGTGGCCGATCATGCGGAACCTCGGCGGGGCCGACCCGTGGCGGCTCGGCGGGATGGCGCTGGCCGTCTTCGCCGCCGCGGTGGCCTCCCGGATCGTCTGGGTCGTGCCCAGCATCTACCTGCCGCGGATCCTGTCCGGCAGGGTCCGCAGGCGCGAGCCGCATCCCCCGTCCTGGCAGAACGTGGCGATCGTGAGCTGGGCGGGCATGCGCGGCGTGGTCTCGCTCGCCGCGGCGTTCGCCATCCCGGAGGGCTTCCCCGGCCGCGACACGCTGCTCTTCCTCACCTTCGCGGTGGTGATCGGCACCCTCCTCGTGCAGGGGCTGACGTTCCCGGCTCTGATCCGCAGGCTGCGGGTCTCCAACGAGCAGGAGATCTACGGCGACAACCTGGCCGAGGCCGCCGCCCAGCAGGCGGCGGCCTCGGCCGCGCTCGCCCGGCTGGAGGAACTCGTCGCCGCCGGGGTGGGGGAGACCCACCAGGAGGTCGTCGACCAGCTCAGGGCGAAGTCGGAGCGGCGCACCCTCGGCGCGTGGGAACGCCTGGGCGGCGGCACCGGGCAGGAGGGCGAGGAGACGCCGAGC